GGAGATTCAATTTTTATTGAATACTCATTTAGTTCTTTGGGTAAATTTTTATTATCAAATCCTGTCTTAAAATAAATTTTGAATATAATATCATTAATAGTTTTTGAGCCTGTTGGAGAGGTAAATAATAACTCGTCTAAATCTACATAAATTTTTTTGTCATTTTTAAGCTTGGAATTACAGCTGTAACAACTTGGTACAAGATTGAATAAACTCAGGCTCAAATATGGATATTCGCTCTGTGGCAATAAATGATCTAAAGTAAAATGATTTTTCTTTTCGTTTTTGAACAAATCAAATTTTAATATACCTGAAACATCTGTAAGCTGATGTAAGATCTTGTTAATATATTTACTATTACCAGTATTTATATCAGAATATTTTAAAATTTTCCCTTTATAGTCACTAATAATGTCATCTGATGTTACGTCTCCTATACCATAAATTTTCATTAAATCTTCTTTAGTACATTCATTCATAAAATGTTCAAAATCCCTGTAATCATTATCTAATGGGATGTATGCATTAATAAAATCAATTCCACAGTAGGTACAACCAGTAAGATCTAATGATGTTGAATAATTGTTGAAAAATTTTGAGAATTCATCTTGTTGAAATTTTGAGTAATTGAAATACGATTTGAGTTCTTCTTTCTTAGCTTTTTTTTGCTCATCCGATAATCCATAAAATATATTGGTTCTTGACAATGGAGTTAATTTTATTAAATCTTCAAGTGGCATAATGATTAGTTCTTTGAAAGAAAACCTTACTCCAATAGAATTAAGAAAAATTTGAATTTTAAGAATATCAATTTTACTACTATTCAAAATAAAATTCTGAAATTCTTTTTTTAAATCTTCTAATTTTGAACTATTGGTTGGATAATTTATTTTGTGCATTTTCTAATTGTGTTTTTAAGTTTTGTAATCTTTCAATTTCTTGATTAAGAGTTTCAATATTACCTGGATATTCAAACTTCTCATCTAATCTTGACAGGTGATTTTTGAGAATTTGCTTTATAACATTCTCACCAATAAGATTAATAAGTATTTCAAAATTATCTCTTTTTGATTGGTAATTGTTTTTTGCATCATTTGTGTATTCATCAAAGTCTAAAAACTCATGAATTTTACTTTTTGCAAATGCTCCCATAGTTTCTTCTAAGAAAAAGCCGTTAGATAGAATCTCATGTATATTTTCACCAAAAGTATTGTCAGATGGGTACTCCTTAGATACACTAAAATTATTATCTACTTCTAAAAACAAAGTATTTTGTTTAGGTATATCTGAAAGAATAAACGGAGAATGGGATATTATAAGGATATTAATACCATATATTTCTGGAAACTTAAAGCTTTTTAAATCTTTTAATAAACGATGGATGTAAGTCCTCTGGTATTCTGGATGAAAATATAATTCAATTTCATCTAAGATAATATTTGCATAGTTGTATTTTACCAACACATCTTTTTCTTCCTCAACAGAGTTAAGATTACTGAGATGATATAAAACTGAAGAGATAGATGTTATAAGCTGCATCTCTCCTGAACTAATAGTTTCGAGAATGTCAATGGTTTGTCCTGATATAATTTTAGTTTGAAATATTGGGGGAGGAAGTAATTCTACCAAAGGAATATTATCATCTTCTACTTTCTTTAATAGAAAATTAGATAGGTCAAAAATAGGAACTAAATTTTCGTCGGCTTCCTCAATCAAATATCGCCATATAGTATCATAGTTTTTTATGAAATTAACAACTTGTTTTAATTTTACTACAATATGGCTTTTACTACCAGAGAATTTTTCTAAAAAATTATTGAATAAAATATTATAGCTTTTTATATCGCCATATTTTTCCCCCTCATCGATAAAATCTTTATATAGAATATATTTATCGCAAATACTTGTTATCTTATAAAGTATATATAAATCTAATCTACTTTGTAAAAAAGGGATTTCTATATCGGAAATTTTGAAGTGATTTTTAAATTCGTTTAAAAGTTCATATAAATTGCTGTATAGAAAAGGTGGTGTAGTTGTATTATTAACTGAAAAAGTAAAACCATAATTTTCTTTTAATATTTCTGAATAAGATGCTTCAATTTTATCGTTATCGTAAAATTTTATTAAATTACCGCTATCCCCTGGAACAAAAGCATGGAAATAACGATTATCTTTAGTTATTAATTTTATGTTATGTACTCTTAAATTATTGGTTATTGTATAATCTGGATTTAAAATGATTGTAGCTAATAATCTTTGCTGTAATAAATAATTTTCATTATTCACGTCAATGATTCCTGCCATACCATCATCTTTACTTTCTCTTTTAGGATTTATCACAATCGGAATTTGGTATGAATCATTTTTATGGAAAAGTCCATCTATCCAATCTCCCAATTCCCAAGAATTAAATGCATAAATAGAGTAGTTAATAACATTCGTGTAGAAAAAATTATCAAAATCCTGTTTTTCATCTCCACCAACCACTTTAATGATACACTCTCTATCTTTCACTTGGAGAACATAAAAAATAGAATCAATTTCGTAAAATAACTCACAAAATACCTTTTCAGTTTCTAACTCACCAGTTGTTTTTAAACTGGCAGTGGTTTTTATTTTATCATCATATTGTAATTGCAATGCAAATTGATTAAGTGATGAAACTATTAAATTGATTAATGTACTTTTCCCACTACCATTTTTTCCAACAATTGCTGATACATTTATATTTTTCCCAAAAAAATCATTTAGTGCTGAATTTGGATTTTCAATTTCATCTATTTCAGAATAAATGATTATGTCTTTATCATAAGAATCTATCCTTTTATTATCTGAGCTAAATATATATTCATTATAAAACTTATAAATTCTATTCGGTTGAAGATTTTTTAAAAATTTTGAGCCACATCCGTCAGTTGGGCGAATTGCAAGTAATTTAAATGACATGATTATAAAAATATTAGTTTAAAAATTATTCCACTACTTTTTATTATAGTGTATAAGTATTTAATTGTTCAGGTTATTTATATTAAAGTCATAGTAAAATTGAAAGTATCTTTTATCTTGAACCAACCTAAATTGAAATTTTTCAAAATCCCAAATTCTACCATTCCAATGATTATTTTCATCAATTTCAGATTCATCAAAATATCCTTTATCGTTACTATCAGTTCCCAAATAATCAACTATAATTTTAACCATTCCTTTTATTTCACTAAAAAAAACACCTAAACAATTTGTTGGTAATTCTTTACTAAATAAAGCACTAAAAGATTTTCTATCTGTATCTGAATTGAATATAAATATTTTGTTAAAATATCCAAAAAAATAATATTTTGAAAAATGCACTTTATAGAAATCATCTGAATTATCTTTATCAGAAATATCATAAAAATTTCCATTTTTCATAGTTTCTGTA
This genomic stretch from Chryseobacterium sp. POL2 harbors:
- a CDS encoding HNH endonuclease, whose protein sequence is MHKINYPTNSSKLEDLKKEFQNFILNSSKIDILKIQIFLNSIGVRFSFKELIIMPLEDLIKLTPLSRTNIFYGLSDEQKKAKKEELKSYFNYSKFQQDEFSKFFNNYSTSLDLTGCTYCGIDFINAYIPLDNDYRDFEHFMNECTKEDLMKIYGIGDVTSDDIISDYKGKILKYSDINTGNSKYINKILHQLTDVSGILKFDLFKNEKKNHFTLDHLLPQSEYPYLSLSLFNLVPSCYSCNSKLKNDKKIYVDLDELLFTSPTGSKTINDIIFKIYFKTGFDNKNLPKELNEYSIKIESPYTEYFKVFNLQGRYNFHKNISHELISKRRIYSDSQIKEIFKLFNDKGKPISENEIKTQIFGSDIFTENSNKPFQKYKKDIAKQLKLI
- a CDS encoding AAA family ATPase, whose protein sequence is MSFKLLAIRPTDGCGSKFLKNLQPNRIYKFYNEYIFSSDNKRIDSYDKDIIIYSEIDEIENPNSALNDFFGKNINVSAIVGKNGSGKSTLINLIVSSLNQFALQLQYDDKIKTTASLKTTGELETEKVFCELFYEIDSIFYVLQVKDRECIIKVVGGDEKQDFDNFFYTNVINYSIYAFNSWELGDWIDGLFHKNDSYQIPIVINPKRESKDDGMAGIIDVNNENYLLQQRLLATIILNPDYTITNNLRVHNIKLITKDNRYFHAFVPGDSGNLIKFYDNDKIEASYSEILKENYGFTFSVNNTTTPPFLYSNLYELLNEFKNHFKISDIEIPFLQSRLDLYILYKITSICDKYILYKDFIDEGEKYGDIKSYNILFNNFLEKFSGSKSHIVVKLKQVVNFIKNYDTIWRYLIEEADENLVPIFDLSNFLLKKVEDDNIPLVELLPPPIFQTKIISGQTIDILETISSGEMQLITSISSVLYHLSNLNSVEEEKDVLVKYNYANIILDEIELYFHPEYQRTYIHRLLKDLKSFKFPEIYGINILIISHSPFILSDIPKQNTLFLEVDNNFSVSKEYPSDNTFGENIHEILSNGFFLEETMGAFAKSKIHEFLDFDEYTNDAKNNYQSKRDNFEILINLIGENVIKQILKNHLSRLDEKFEYPGNIETLNQEIERLQNLKTQLENAQNKLSNQ